The genomic segment AAACATCTTCTGGGTCTGTTAAAGTAGTTAATGATATCTCTGATAATATTGAAGGATGGGACGTTCTTATAGTTGATGATATAGTTGATACTGGAATTACAATGGATTTCGTTTATAATTACATAAAAGGTTTGAACCCAGCTTCTGTAAAGACTTGTGTTCTTCTTGATAAACCTTCTCGTAGAAAAGTACATATACAACCTGATTACTGCTGTTTTGAAATTGACGATGTATTTGTAGTTGGATACGGATTAAACTACGGGGATTATTATAGAAATGTTCCTTACGTATTTAATTGGGAATAAAAAAAAGAACCTCACGGTTCTTTTTTTATTCCAATTCACAATTCACAATTCACAATTCACAATTAAAAAAATCCCTTCGGGATTTTTTTAATTTTCCGTTCTTAAATTTCCTACAGAACTTTGTTCCTTAATTGCAAATTGTTTAAATCTTTTTACCTTGTCAATAATTATGATATCAAAAAAAAATTAGGATGGTGATTTAAATAGACGCTAATATCATTGCCACTAAGTCTTTTGATTTTGCTCTTGATATAATAGATTTATACAAATTTTTAATCCGTGATAAACAAGAGTATATTTTATCTAAACAATTATTGAGATCTGGAACAAGCATTGGAGCTAATGTAAAGGAGGGTATTCGTGGTTTTAGTAAGTCTGATTTTAGATTTAAAATGAATATAGCTTTAAAAGAAGCAAATGAAACCGAGTATTGGATAGAATTACTTATTAAATCAAGTACCATTGAGCAGATTATTGGAAACCCTATATTATTAAAATGTAGAGAATTATGTAAAATTCTAAATAGCATAGTTAAGAATTCGATTTAAAAAGAAATAAGATAAGGCGAAGCCTTGTCTTATTTCTTCTTACATTGTGAATTGTTCATTATAAATTGTGAATTGCTAATTATTTTGTTCATTTGTAGGAAATCCAAGAGTTGTATTTGGTATTTTTCCAACTATGATTGTGTCTGAAACCGGAACTTGTGTGCTCACCTCAGCATCTTGATTCCTTAGTGGAAGTCTAAGCCTGATTTTAGCTGTAACATTTAAGTATATCTTATGCCTAGTTTGATTAATTCCAGCACTTTCAAATTTAGATTCATAACTTGTACTTATATTTCCTATAGGCTCTATCTCAACACTTATCTTAGGGCCAACATTATAAAAGGCACTTTTATCACTCATCCAGCCTAAAGGAACTTTTATTGCATTGTTCTTCATATCACTTAATTCTTTATTACATTCTGTAGACAATTCAGCTGCTATATAATTCAATTTTCCAGTATCCGCTTGAATTAAAATTATATTGCCTTGGTTGTCTTTTTCAATTTTTACCATCTCATCATACTTAAAATCTTTTGATAAAATATCTACACTTTTTTTATTTATTATATCTAATGTTTGGGACTTTGCCATTATTGTCGCTATTTCTGTCACAGAGGGCATGACCCTTTGATCAAAAAACATTACAGTTATGTTTAAAATGACAATAATAACTATAATAAGTACTATAAATGATATGTATTTATGCGTTTTTCGTCTTGTATAATATTGCATTGTCAACACCTTTATTATTGAGTTATTTATTTAATCATACTATAATTATGCTATAATGATATAGAATATTATTAAATTATATACCTTGTAATTTTAGGAGGATAAAATGGCAATTAATGATAACGTGAAAAAACCAAACAATGCCCCACGAAAAAAAAAGCCATCTAAAAAGAAGAAAAAGAAATCAAAAAAAATTTTTAAGGGCATATGTTTTGGTTTTATATTTTGTTTTCTTGCAATGTTAGTAGTATGTGCAGGTTATGCTTTTGCTATTATAAAAACTACGCCTCCTCTAAATGTCGATGCTGTATTAACTTTAAACCAACCTTCCAGTATATATGATAGTGCTGGGGACTTTATGGATAATATGCAGACTGATGAGGAGCGTTACGTTATAGATTCAAGCAAAATACCATCTAACTTAAAAAATGCTTTTGTATCCATCGAGGATGAAAGATTCTACCAACATAATGGAATAGACATTCAGAGAATTGTAGGTGCAGCTTTTTTAGATGCAAAGAGATTTGTTACTGGACAAAAAGGACTACATGGAGCATCTACACTAACTCAACAATTACTTAAAAACACAATTTTAACTAATGATGTTTCTCTTGAAAGAAAGATAAAGGAAGCTTATTTAGCTATTAATTTAGAAAAGGCATTAACAAAGGATCAAATTTTAACAGCTTATTTGAACACGATCCCCCTAGGTGGTCATGTGTATGGAGTGGAGGCTGCATCTTTATTATATTTTGGTAAAAGCACACCCGATTTATCTTTGATTGAATGTGCATATCTAGCCGGAATTACTCAAGCTCCAAGTTCATATAGTGCTTATAACAATCAAAAGGATCCAAGTCCTTATATTAATAGAACACTTACTGTTTTAAGTCAGATGCATAAGCTTCAATATATTGATGACGCTCAATATGATAAGGCCGCTAACGATGTTAAAAATGGTGGTCTAGTATTTAAATCAATTAAAAAGGATTATAGATTAAATTATGAATGGTTTGTATATCCTGCTGTGTCTCAGGTAAAAGAAGACCTAAAGGAAAAATATAAATATTCAGATGAAGAAGTATCTAAATTAATGGTTAATGGTGGTCTTAAAATCTATACAACCATGGATAAAGATCTTCAAGATTTTACCCAATCTACTTTAGATAATTATAAAAACTTAGGAATTAATAACAAGGAAAGCTACGATAAAGAT from the Clostridium beijerinckii genome contains:
- a CDS encoding four helix bundle protein codes for the protein MDANIIATKSFDFALDIIDLYKFLIRDKQEYILSKQLLRSGTSIGANVKEGIRGFSKSDFRFKMNIALKEANETEYWIELLIKSSTIEQIIGNPILLKCRELCKILNSIVKNSI
- the yunB gene encoding sporulation protein YunB, with translation MQYYTRRKTHKYISFIVLIIVIIVILNITVMFFDQRVMPSVTEIATIMAKSQTLDIINKKSVDILSKDFKYDEMVKIEKDNQGNIILIQADTGKLNYIAAELSTECNKELSDMKNNAIKVPLGWMSDKSAFYNVGPKISVEIEPIGNISTSYESKFESAGINQTRHKIYLNVTAKIRLRLPLRNQDAEVSTQVPVSDTIIVGKIPNTTLGFPTNEQNN
- the hpt gene encoding hypoxanthine phosphoribosyltransferase, with the protein product MEDKKRNILFSEEQINTRIKELGKTIAEDYKGKKLYILSLLRGSFIYAADLARAIDLDAKIGFMTTSSYGHSETSSGSVKVVNDISDNIEGWDVLIVDDIVDTGITMDFVYNYIKGLNPASVKTCVLLDKPSRRKVHIQPDYCCFEIDDVFVVGYGLNYGDYYRNVPYVFNWE